In Nitrobacteraceae bacterium AZCC 1564, the following proteins share a genomic window:
- a CDS encoding SAM-dependent methyltransferase (product_source=COG0500; cath_funfam=3.40.50.150; cog=COG0500; pfam=PF13649; superfamily=53335) encodes MTDRNRSSSNSVVTDFPLSRKTDQIVVAFKERNAADVADIYNKAGDDYATYADGDPAQLFAFDGMHAYADRQLWHRLEAKLVDLRSSGARAIRILDAGCGPGTWLRRLVLRAYGLGFSRIEARGFDIAHVQIERARFLAQPLLALPGITLTFDVADLTGRLPEADASVDMTLCLYSVLSHLPVLALPKIAAELGRVTAGHFVTTVRPVGSPPTAFVDSIEKVRRLRQDHTRNRCEIELHGGRRITFGFHLFTAAELRDYFSPHLDIENVSGLDLFHTRFMPDPRWNLPNDSCHLSDELAQLEIANAANPELINSAAHLLLIGRRRKT; translated from the coding sequence GTGACCGACCGCAATCGCAGTTCTTCCAACTCAGTCGTTACCGATTTTCCGCTCTCACGCAAAACGGACCAGATCGTGGTGGCGTTCAAGGAACGTAACGCCGCTGACGTCGCCGACATCTACAACAAGGCGGGAGACGATTACGCCACCTATGCGGATGGCGACCCGGCGCAACTCTTTGCCTTCGACGGAATGCACGCCTACGCGGACCGGCAGTTGTGGCATCGTCTGGAAGCCAAGCTGGTCGACCTGCGCTCCTCGGGCGCACGCGCAATCCGCATTCTGGATGCCGGCTGCGGGCCCGGCACGTGGCTTCGGCGTTTGGTGCTGCGCGCCTATGGACTTGGCTTTAGCCGGATCGAGGCTCGCGGCTTTGATATCGCGCACGTGCAGATCGAGCGCGCGCGATTTCTGGCACAGCCTTTGTTGGCACTTCCGGGCATCACTCTCACGTTCGACGTGGCGGACCTGACCGGCCGGCTTCCGGAAGCGGATGCCTCCGTGGACATGACGCTCTGCCTCTACAGCGTCCTCAGCCATCTCCCCGTTCTGGCTCTGCCTAAGATCGCAGCCGAGCTTGGCCGTGTGACGGCCGGCCATTTCGTCACCACGGTGCGTCCGGTCGGCAGCCCGCCGACGGCGTTCGTCGATTCAATAGAAAAAGTCCGGCGCTTGAGGCAGGACCACACCCGGAACCGATGTGAAATTGAACTCCATGGCGGCCGGCGGATCACCTTCGGCTTCCACCTGTTTACCGCAGCGGAGTTGCGCGACTATTTCTCGCCGCACCTCGACATTGAGAACGTGAGCGGCCTCGACCTGTTTCACACCCGCTTCATGCCCGATCCCCGGTGGAACTTGCCGAATGACAGTTGTCATCTTTCCGATGAGCTCGCACAGCTTGAGATCGCGAACGCTGCAAATCCTGAACTCATCAACAGCGCCGCGCACCTGTTGCTGATCGGCCGGCGCCGGAAAACGTGA
- a CDS encoding aldehyde dehydrogenase (NAD+) (product_source=KO:K00128; cath_funfam=3.40.605.10; cog=COG1012; ko=KO:K00128; pfam=PF00171; superfamily=53720): MTLAKTLPETIANDVDVLLRDLGVPRDRFSHGSRAVRSPLTGETIAYVQDASRQSVAEAITRARAAFLEWRTVPAPKRGELVRVLGEELRRAKASLGRLVTIEAGKIPSEGEGEVQEMIDICDFAVGLSRQLYGLTIASERPNHRMMEQWHPLGPVGVITSFNFPVAVWSWNAALAFVCGNPVIWKPSEKTPLTALAVQALSERAAAKVGGIPDGLSSVLIGGRDVGEALVDDPRVPLVSATGSTAMGRMVGPRLAQRFARSILELGGNNASIVCPSADLELALRAISFAAIGTAGQRCTSLRRLFIHHSVYDELVVRLQQVYGSIRIGNPLVNDGVLAGPLIDEDAFQRMQNVLLEAQLVGGEVYGGARVDDDKYPSAYYVRPALVEMPAQIGPMLRETFAPILYVMKYSDFDVALALHNDVPHGLSSSIFSNDVREVEKFISVAGSDCGIANANIGPSGAEIGGAFGGEKETGGGREAGSDAWKAYMRRVTSTINFGDELPLAQGVRFDVG; this comes from the coding sequence ATGACACTTGCGAAGACACTTCCAGAGACGATCGCAAACGATGTGGATGTTCTGCTCCGGGACCTCGGCGTTCCGCGCGATCGCTTTAGCCATGGTTCGCGCGCGGTACGATCGCCCTTGACCGGCGAGACCATTGCCTACGTGCAGGATGCAAGCCGCCAGAGCGTCGCCGAAGCCATCACGCGGGCAAGAGCTGCCTTCCTTGAATGGCGAACCGTTCCCGCGCCAAAGCGCGGCGAGCTGGTGCGCGTTCTCGGTGAGGAACTGCGCCGCGCGAAAGCCTCGCTTGGACGTCTGGTGACGATCGAGGCCGGAAAGATTCCGTCGGAAGGCGAGGGCGAAGTGCAGGAGATGATCGACATCTGCGATTTTGCCGTTGGTCTCTCGCGCCAACTCTACGGCCTCACCATCGCGAGCGAGCGGCCCAATCACCGGATGATGGAGCAGTGGCATCCGCTGGGGCCTGTGGGCGTCATCACCTCATTTAATTTCCCGGTCGCGGTGTGGTCGTGGAATGCGGCGCTCGCCTTCGTCTGCGGCAATCCGGTGATCTGGAAGCCATCGGAGAAAACGCCGCTGACAGCGCTCGCCGTGCAAGCGCTGTCCGAGCGCGCGGCAGCCAAGGTTGGCGGCATCCCGGACGGTCTGTCGAGTGTGCTGATCGGCGGACGGGATGTCGGTGAGGCGCTGGTCGACGATCCGCGCGTGCCGCTGGTGTCTGCCACCGGCTCCACCGCCATGGGCCGCATGGTCGGACCGCGGCTCGCGCAACGCTTCGCGCGATCAATTCTGGAGCTCGGCGGCAACAATGCTTCGATCGTTTGCCCATCGGCCGATCTCGAACTCGCCCTTCGCGCTATTTCTTTCGCCGCCATCGGTACGGCCGGCCAGCGTTGCACGTCGCTGCGCAGATTGTTCATTCATCACAGCGTTTATGATGAACTCGTCGTCAGACTGCAGCAGGTCTATGGGTCGATCCGGATCGGAAATCCTCTCGTGAACGATGGCGTGCTTGCCGGCCCCCTCATTGACGAGGATGCATTCCAGAGGATGCAGAACGTCCTTCTGGAGGCGCAGTTAGTTGGCGGCGAAGTTTACGGCGGCGCGCGCGTCGATGACGACAAGTACCCGTCCGCGTATTATGTCAGACCGGCGCTGGTGGAAATGCCGGCGCAGATCGGCCCCATGCTGCGCGAGACCTTCGCGCCCATTCTCTATGTGATGAAATACTCGGACTTCGACGTGGCGCTGGCGCTGCATAACGATGTGCCGCACGGCCTCTCCTCGTCGATCTTCTCGAATGATGTGCGCGAAGTGGAGAAGTTCATATCGGTGGCCGGCTCCGACTGCGGCATTGCCAATGCCAACATCGGCCCTTCCGGCGCGGAGATCGGCGGCGCATTCGGCGGCGAGAAAGAAACCGGCGGCGGGCGCGAGGCGGGTTCGGATGCGTGGAAGGCGTATATGCGCCGCGTCACCAGCACCATCAACTTCGGCGATGAACTTCCGCTCGCCCAAGGCGTGCGATTTGATGTC